GCGCCTTGCACGATTGACCGACTAGCTGTTCAGGCTCGGGGGCAGCAGCCTCGCAGACCGTAGCACCAGCGTTTTCCAGAAAGCCGGGCCTACATTGGCATGCTGTCCCACCGCCGTTTGCCTGCTCCTCTATGCTGTTGTTGGGGCACTGGCCAGTGGAAACCTCTGAAACGATAAACGTCATCGTGTTCTCGATGGCATTTGTCATGACATACAGCAACGAGCACCTCGCATCGGATCCGATAGTCGATGACAGGTAGCGAGAAGGATCTCCTAGCCAGGCCTTCGATCCAACCTCGCAGGCTTGCTCTGGCGATGCCGACAGTGGGTGCCACGCCCCGATATCGAGGCGGTATCCCGTCAGGTAAGGCACATAAGCCGAAGCAACGGGCGACCACATGCAAAAAAGCGGCATGAAAAGGATCGCTGCTGCTCCGTACAGCCACCGGGACACGCGATGTACACGACGACTCGACAAAACTCGAGTACACCAAAACGCCTTCCAGCCCTTCATCGCGCGCTCCCTCATGCTTTCTCGTTTACGTGTCTGAGCAGCCAAGGCCAGCGCCTCATAGGCCGCAATGATCAGAATTTCTCTTGAACGGTCACCCCCTCAGGTGACGCAGGCTGCCAAACAGCACACTCCATACAAGCTATTTCAACCTAGCCGAGAGCCTGCACACAGACAACGACAGCTTGATGGCACGTAGGGACGAACTCTGCCGCCAGCGTCATGCAGCATGGCCGCGCGCACATTCGGCCCACGCCGCCACCCCTAAACGTGAAACGCCGCCAACCCACCCACCACAAGCCCCGCCACCGCCACACCAAACATCGCCCGCTCAAGCCACTTCTTCTTCGTCAGCAACGCAATAGCAGCCAGCGCAATCGAAACCTGCAACACAGTAGTAGCCTGAGCCCACCGATGATGCTGATGCATCTGCTCATCCGACTGTGCGTCCCATCGGCTCGCCTCCGCCTCCAGCTTCTTCGCCTCGGTCTGGATGTCGGTCTTCTCTTGCTCGTAGCGCGTCACCTTGGCCTGCCAGCCTTGCCTGCGCCCGTCGTCGGTAGCGGTGTCGCGCGCGAACTCAGCCAGCGCCTGCTTGGTGCTCTTCGACTGGAAGTAATTCCACTGGTTCGAAGCCTCGGTCTTCTTGATGGCGGCGTTGTTCTTGTAGAGGCCGGCGTTGGCCTGCGTGGCCCCGCCCATATACGAGAAGATCGCGCCGACGGTGGCGATCACGGCGGTGCACACCGCGATCTTGCTCGTCATGCTCATGCCGCCGGAATGCGCTGCTGCTGTGTCGTCATGGCCGCTGCCATGGCCGCCTGATGCAGCGTGTTCCAGTTCGTGGTCGTGCGGGCCGTGCACGTGAAAGCCGTGTCCTGACATGGGATCCTTGCTGAAATATGGTTTTTAGGGCGCGCGAGAGTATGCACGGTCGCGCGACGTTATCTCCCTGCGCCGTCAGGTTCCGGTCCGCTACCCATTGCCAGCATGAAGCGACAACAACAAACTTGCCCATGACCGCCGAAACTCCCCCGATGCCGACGCCCTCGAAAGCCCCCCGCCGTCCTGGCCTCGCCGACGTCGTGGCGGGTGTCTCCATCGCGGGCCTGTTGCTGCCAGAGGCGGTGGCGTACTCAGGCATCGCCGGGCTGCCGCCGCAGGCCGGTGTGATCGCGCTGTTCGCGGGCCTGCTGGTCTACGGTCTCTTCGGCAGCAGTCGCTTCGCGATCGTCTCTGCCACTTCGTCTTCCGCCGCGGTGCTGTTCGCGGCCACGATGTCGGTGACGGGTGTCGATGCGGCCACGCGGCTGGCGTTGGGTGCGGGCATCGTGCTGCTGGCCGGTGTGTTCTTCGTCATCGCGGGCATCGCCCGCCTCGGCGCGGTGTCGAGCCTTATTGCCAAGCCGGTGCTGCGCGGCTTCGCGCTGGGGCTGGCGCTGACCATCGTGGTCAAGCAGTTGCCAAAGGTGCTGGCGGTGCAGCCGGCGCACAGCGATTTCTTCCGCC
This is a stretch of genomic DNA from Variovorax paradoxus. It encodes these proteins:
- a CDS encoding DUF4337 domain-containing protein, which codes for MSGHGFHVHGPHDHELEHAASGGHGSGHDDTAAAHSGGMSMTSKIAVCTAVIATVGAIFSYMGGATQANAGLYKNNAAIKKTEASNQWNYFQSKSTKQALAEFARDTATDDGRRQGWQAKVTRYEQEKTDIQTEAKKLEAEASRWDAQSDEQMHQHHRWAQATTVLQVSIALAAIALLTKKKWLERAMFGVAVAGLVVGGLAAFHV